Proteins encoded within one genomic window of Chrysemys picta bellii isolate R12L10 chromosome 6, ASM1138683v2, whole genome shotgun sequence:
- the RIMOC1 gene encoding RAB7A-interacting MON1-CCZ1 complex subunit 1 isoform X1: MRRDCFPPLPHLVGWSRHSHDSACVSTRWDPLRASRDFGGGSALRSDAFLVKGAISLEKLKDLCKEDKETVNPSNLLQLYTQIVLDITYFEENQLVDEDFPEDSSLQRVKELISILSEPEVLVKESNMHQDLIGVLGTELLECLSWRRGALLYMYCHTIKERGCWLTENTDLFKKCLNDGIHYLLKMLRFRYPTQLNDVSFQDTDTARLLSEGIFSDTHVLAMMYIGEMCYWGLKHCGEEKPGTHEMDSESNTELYCSLHSAVLDFREVGENMLMKYVAVCEGLLKGQDWNTANAKLILDYFKTFHS, encoded by the exons ATGCGCAGAGACTGTTTCCCTCCTCTCCCGCACCTAGTTGGCTGGTCCCGTCACTCCCATGACAGCGCATGCGTGTCCACCCGCTGGGACCCCCTCCGCGCGTCACGTGATTTTGGCGGCGGGTCGGCGTTGAGGTCAG ATGCTTTTTTAGTGAAGGGTGCCATTTCTCTGGAGAAGCTGAAAGATCTTTGTAAAGAAGATAAAGAAACTGTAAATCCTTCAAATCTTTTGCAGCTTTATACACAG atagtcTTGGACATCACATATTTTGAGGAGAACCAACTTGTAGATGAAGATTTTCCAGAAGATTCTTCCTTACAGAGAGTTAAAGAACTTATCAGTATTCTTTCAGAACCAGAGGTTCTAGTTAAAGAAAGCAACATGCATCAAGAT cTAATTGGTGTTCTTGGTACAGAGTTGTTGGAATGTCTGTCCTGGAGACGAGGAGCTCTACTCTACATGTATTGTCACACTATAAAAGAGAGAGGATGCTGGCTAACAGAAAACACTGACTTGTTTAAAAAG TGTCTTAATGATGGAATCCATTACTTACTGAAGATGCTAAGGTTTAGATACCCTACTCAGCTAAATGATGTCTCATTTCAGGATACAGACACAGCTAGACTGCTCAGTGAAG GTATATTTAGTGATACCCATGTTCTGGCCATGATGTATATTGGAGAAATGTGTTACTGGGGACTGAAGCACTGTGGAGAAGAAAAGCCTGGAACCCATGAAATGGATTCTGAATCTAATACTGAACTGTATTGTAGCTTACATAGTGCAGTGCTGGATTTCCGAGAAGTAGGAGAAAATATGTTAATGAAATATGTAGCTGTGTGTGAGGGACTCTTAAAAGGACAAGACTGGAATACGGCAAATGCAAAACTAATCTTGGACTACTTCAAGACATTCCATAGCTAG
- the RIMOC1 gene encoding RAB7A-interacting MON1-CCZ1 complex subunit 1 isoform X2 yields the protein MAGVVVSLRQRLPGLGRRLERLRGAGGEDAFLVKGAISLEKLKDLCKEDKETVNPSNLLQLYTQIVLDITYFEENQLVDEDFPEDSSLQRVKELISILSEPEVLVKESNMHQDLIGVLGTELLECLSWRRGALLYMYCHTIKERGCWLTENTDLFKKCLNDGIHYLLKMLRFRYPTQLNDVSFQDTDTARLLSEGIFSDTHVLAMMYIGEMCYWGLKHCGEEKPGTHEMDSESNTELYCSLHSAVLDFREVGENMLMKYVAVCEGLLKGQDWNTANAKLILDYFKTFHS from the exons ATGGCTGGGGTGGTGGTTTCGCTGCGCCAGCGGCtgccggggctggggcggaggctGGAACGGCTGAGAGGAGCGGGCGGAGAGG ATGCTTTTTTAGTGAAGGGTGCCATTTCTCTGGAGAAGCTGAAAGATCTTTGTAAAGAAGATAAAGAAACTGTAAATCCTTCAAATCTTTTGCAGCTTTATACACAG atagtcTTGGACATCACATATTTTGAGGAGAACCAACTTGTAGATGAAGATTTTCCAGAAGATTCTTCCTTACAGAGAGTTAAAGAACTTATCAGTATTCTTTCAGAACCAGAGGTTCTAGTTAAAGAAAGCAACATGCATCAAGAT cTAATTGGTGTTCTTGGTACAGAGTTGTTGGAATGTCTGTCCTGGAGACGAGGAGCTCTACTCTACATGTATTGTCACACTATAAAAGAGAGAGGATGCTGGCTAACAGAAAACACTGACTTGTTTAAAAAG TGTCTTAATGATGGAATCCATTACTTACTGAAGATGCTAAGGTTTAGATACCCTACTCAGCTAAATGATGTCTCATTTCAGGATACAGACACAGCTAGACTGCTCAGTGAAG GTATATTTAGTGATACCCATGTTCTGGCCATGATGTATATTGGAGAAATGTGTTACTGGGGACTGAAGCACTGTGGAGAAGAAAAGCCTGGAACCCATGAAATGGATTCTGAATCTAATACTGAACTGTATTGTAGCTTACATAGTGCAGTGCTGGATTTCCGAGAAGTAGGAGAAAATATGTTAATGAAATATGTAGCTGTGTGTGAGGGACTCTTAAAAGGACAAGACTGGAATACGGCAAATGCAAAACTAATCTTGGACTACTTCAAGACATTCCATAGCTAG